In Anopheles gambiae chromosome 2, idAnoGambNW_F1_1, whole genome shotgun sequence, a single window of DNA contains:
- the LOC133392254 gene encoding uncharacterized protein LOC133392254: protein MVGSYSVKIRCIIADTPARAYIKGVKSHNSVSGCLKCTITTNKSDHSSHRFYPYAAFSQPRDHNSFCNEQYPLHQKFLMALSRLYGLNMILDIIVSDRLHLIDEGVLGRLIFLWTSVFPRQKFRLSKLQLKIVSEHLLQIHLPSDFRRQLRSLNLIQDRKGIKLKSFLQFVGFVVLKDNLSDAVYQHFMLLFVATTFLSTAYHKDRWIDADILLHQFVAEYSSLYGPEFVNSNVHKLLHVYEEVFRFGELGTMSSEECEEYLRNFRQTVLHSKRHSLAQAVQRFAELQRINISKRMHLSSTSGSASKSVGRYTECTMSPGLFLRDNFRDRWCMLHDGTVLRCESASIEGCELMIHGHRFTQQYPFFVKPYSSYELKHTRCKSDSHEYK, encoded by the exons ATGGTCGGCTCCTACTCGGTGAAAATTCGATGCATCATTGCCGATACACCGGCTCGTGCTTATATAAAGG GTGTTAAATCGCACAACTCTGTAAGCGGGTGCTTAAAGTGCACAATTACAACCAATAAGAGTGATCATTCTTCACACAGGTTCTATCCGTATGCGGCGTTTTCCCAGCCAAGAGACCATAATTCTTTTTGCAACGAACAATATCCGCTGCATCAAAAGTTTTTAATGGCACTATCCCGTCTGTATGGATTAAATATGATTTTAGATATTATAGTGTCGGATCGCCTGCACCTCATAGATGAAGGCGTTTTGGGTAGATTAATATTTCTTTGGACCAGCGTATTCCCCAGGCAGAAGTTTAGGTTGTCCAAATTGCAGCTGAAAATTGTGTCGGAACATCTGCTCCAAATCCATCTGCCTTCTGATTTCAGACGGCAGTTACGAAGCCTGAATCTGATTCAAGATAGGAAGGGCATTAAACTGAAATCATTTCTGCAGTTTGTGGGATTCGTTGTTCTCAAAGACAATTTGAGCGACGCTGTATACCAGCACTTcatgttgctgtttgttgcgACAACATTTTTATCcactgcatatcataaagACCGTTGGATAGATGCAGATATATTGCTGCACCAGTTTGTGGCAGAATACAGTAGTCTTTATGGCCCAGAATTCGTAAACAGCAACGTACACAAACTGTTGCATGTTTACGAGGAGGTGTTTAGATTCGGTGAACTGGGCACTATGTCTTCCGAAGAGTGCGAAGAATATCTCCGCAATTTTAGGCAAACGGTGTTGCATAGCAAACGACACAGTTTGGCGCAGGCGGTGCAGCGTTTTGCCGAGCTGCAACGTatcaatatttcaaaaagaaTGCATTTATCTTCGACCTCAGGATCGGCCAGTAAATCAGTCGGTAGATATACCGAATGCACCATGAGTCCCGGGTTGTTTCTTAGAGACAATTTCCGGGACCGATGGTGTATGTTGCACGACGGAACTGTTCTGAGGTGCGAGTCAGCCTCCATAGAAGGGTGTGAACTGATGATTCACGGGCATCGGTTTACACAGCAGTATCCCTTTTTTGTGAAGCCGTATTCGTCCTACGAGCTAAAACATACACGCTGCAAATCTGATTCACATGAATACAAATGA